In a genomic window of Thalassophryne amazonica chromosome 12, fThaAma1.1, whole genome shotgun sequence:
- the LOC117521773 gene encoding LOW QUALITY PROTEIN: matrix metalloproteinase-16 (The sequence of the model RefSeq protein was modified relative to this genomic sequence to represent the inferred CDS: inserted 2 bases in 1 codon), with product MTIVSSSKRKPSDCFYAAAVCLHFLLWISCGASGEEEDHPFSVEGWLQRYGYLPRTEPAMSVLHSAQTMHLAIAAMQRVYGLNVTGTLDEKTKDWMQRPRCGVPDNGSRSRKRRYALTGQKWQRTHITYSIKNVTPKVGARETHDAIRRAFDVWQGVTPLRFEAVPYSALETGRRDVDITIIFASGFHGDSSPFDGEGGFLAHAXFPGPGIGGDTHFDSDEPWTLGNPNHDGM from the exons ATGACCATAGTATCCTCCAGTAAAAGAAAACCATCGGATTGCTTTTACGCGGCGGcggtttgtttgcattttttgcTTTGGATTTCGTGCGGCGCGTCCGGAGAGGAGGAGGATCATCCGTTCAGCGTTGAG GGATGGCTACAAAGGTATGGTTACCTTCCCCGCACAGAACCGGCAATGTCTGTCCTGCACTCAGCCCAAACTATGCACTTGGCCATTGCTGCTATGCAGCGTGTCTACGGGCTCAATGTCACAGGGACACTGGATGAGAAAACCAAGGA TTGGATGCAAAGGCCGCGCTGTGGCGTTCCAGACAACGGCTCAAGGTCACGGAAGAGGAGGTATGCGCTGACAGGACAAAAGTGGCAGCGCACACACATCACTTACAG CATAAAAAATGTCACACCAAAGGTGGGCGCTCGGGAGACTCACGATGCCATTCGCCGGGCATTTGATGTTTGGCAGGGCGTGACCCCCCTACGCTTTGAGGCCGTTCCCTACAGCGCCTTGGAGACTGGCAGGCGGGATGTGGACATCACCATCATCTTTGCTTCGGGTTTCcatggtgacagctccccctttGATGGGGAGGGAGGATTCCTCGCCCACGC TTTCCCCGGCCCGGGCATAGGAGGCGACACCCACTTTGACTCAGATGAGCCGTGGACCCTGGGGAACCCAAACCATGATGGTATGTGA